One region of Flavobacterium lipolyticum genomic DNA includes:
- a CDS encoding KamA family radical SAM protein, with protein MQNEQIISTEKEKSFVQSYRHREWNDVPDEKWNDWKWQLSNRLNSFEEISEIINLTPTEANALNQNSLFRVDITPYFLSLVDKDDFNCPIRRQVLPTEKEMYDFSGMNEDSLSEDEYSPVNGIVHRYPDRVLMLITTQCASYCRYCTRSRLVGDSSKNYNSTDFDNQIEYISNNPQIRDVLLSGGDPLLLPIKRLESILMRLREIPHVEIIRLGTRTPVFNPNIITQEFCDMVEKYHPFWLNIHVNHPKEITPELQQACDKLLKAGIPLGNQTVLLKGINDTVEIQRKLCTELVKMRVRPYYLYQCDLVKGAGHFRTPISKGIEIMEGLRGHISGYAIPTFVIDAPYGGGKIPLAPNYVLSQSPNKVVLRNYEGFITVYTDSDHEADLEVTSGNRKGKDISIMDLIQGNEKFIMPQNFRNSKRED; from the coding sequence ATGCAAAATGAGCAAATAATTAGTACCGAAAAGGAGAAATCTTTTGTCCAATCCTATCGGCATCGGGAATGGAATGATGTTCCTGATGAGAAGTGGAACGATTGGAAATGGCAGTTAAGCAACAGGCTAAATAGCTTTGAAGAAATATCGGAAATTATCAATCTTACGCCTACCGAAGCTAACGCTTTAAATCAGAACTCGTTGTTTAGAGTTGACATTACCCCTTATTTTTTGAGTCTGGTAGACAAAGACGATTTCAACTGCCCGATAAGGAGGCAGGTTTTGCCGACCGAGAAGGAAATGTATGATTTTAGCGGGATGAACGAAGATTCTTTAAGCGAAGACGAGTATTCCCCCGTGAATGGTATCGTACACCGGTATCCGGATCGCGTTTTAATGCTGATCACTACCCAGTGTGCATCTTATTGCAGGTATTGTACAAGAAGCAGGCTGGTAGGAGACAGTTCAAAAAATTACAACTCCACTGATTTTGACAATCAGATTGAATACATAAGCAACAATCCACAAATCCGGGACGTGCTGCTGTCGGGGGGTGATCCTTTACTGCTGCCCATTAAAAGACTGGAATCGATCTTAATGCGATTAAGAGAAATTCCTCATGTCGAAATTATTAGACTTGGTACCAGAACACCAGTATTCAACCCCAATATTATAACTCAGGAGTTTTGCGATATGGTAGAAAAATACCATCCTTTTTGGCTGAACATCCACGTGAATCATCCGAAAGAAATTACTCCGGAGTTACAACAGGCCTGTGACAAGCTGTTGAAAGCCGGCATTCCTTTAGGCAACCAGACCGTATTATTAAAAGGGATAAATGACACTGTCGAAATACAACGTAAGCTTTGTACCGAATTAGTGAAGATGCGGGTAAGACCTTATTATCTGTATCAATGTGATTTAGTAAAAGGAGCAGGCCATTTTCGAACTCCTATATCCAAAGGCATCGAGATTATGGAGGGACTAAGGGGGCATATTTCCGGATATGCCATTCCAACTTTTGTAATCGATGCACCTTACGGAGGCGGTAAAATTCCGTTGGCTCCAAACTATGTTTTAAGTCAGTCCCCAAATAAAGTTGTTTTAAGGAATTATGAAGGTTTTATTACCGTGTACACAGATTCGGATCATGAAGCGGATCTTGAAGTTACTTCGGGTAACAGGAAAGGCAAAGACATATCCATTATGGATTTGATTCAGGGCAATGAAAAATTTATAATGCCACAAAACTTTAGAAACTCAAAAAGAGAAGATTAA